One region of Syntrophobacter fumaroxidans MPOB genomic DNA includes:
- a CDS encoding tetratricopeptide repeat protein, whose amino-acid sequence MKRIAFLIGLVVLAGPAWADFESGKAAYSRGDYETAFREFEILAKKGHAEAQVALGQMHLKGEAVGQSDVEAVKWFRKAAEQGNSFAQGKLGAAYEEGRGVPKDYVKAYMWLILAAAQGERGMAGFRDHIAQKMTPEQVARAQEMARNWRPRVAK is encoded by the coding sequence ATGAAGCGGATTGCGTTTTTGATCGGCCTGGTGGTGCTGGCTGGTCCCGCATGGGCGGATTTTGAGTCCGGCAAGGCCGCCTATTCCCGCGGCGACTACGAGACGGCCTTCCGGGAATTTGAGATTCTGGCCAAGAAAGGTCATGCCGAAGCCCAGGTCGCGCTTGGGCAGATGCACCTCAAGGGGGAAGCCGTCGGGCAGAGTGACGTTGAAGCCGTGAAGTGGTTTCGGAAAGCTGCCGAACAGGGCAATTCCTTTGCGCAGGGAAAGCTCGGGGCCGCATACGAGGAAGGCAGGGGGGTTCCGAAGGACTATGTCAAGGCTTATATGTGGTTGATCCTCGCGGCGGCGCAGGGCGAAAGGGGAATGGCCGGATTTCGGGACCACATCGCGCAGAAAATGACTCCGGAACAGGTTGCGCGGGCTCAGGAAATGGCGCGAAACTGGAGGCCGAGGGTGGCAAAATGA